TAATTTTTACCGGAAGGGTGCAAACAAACAAACGCCTGCCAGATACTTGCGATCATTCCGAAGGAAGAGAAACTGATCAATTTCGTTTTGGCGTTCGTATTTGTTACTGTCACAAAAGTAATGATCCCAAGCGTAAGTATCAAATAGGTGGGCCAGGTAGGGAGCTTGGACTCTTTCAGTTTTTGAATCCCATTTGTTGTAAAAGTAAAACTAACTAAAATGAATGTATTGCCGCCGATATAGGAGATGTAATCGGGAATGATATCTTTTAATCCCGCGAGAAGTGAACCGAGCGTCAGAAATAAAATTCCAAAGAGCCATGTGGAAACACCTTCATACCTTTTTTTAGTTTCGAGCATGCTCCAAAGCAAAAGGAAGGCAAGCCCGCAGATCGTGGCATAACAAAAGTATAAGGTGCGTATATCCAAATAAAAATTCATGAAGGTAACTTGTGAAAGCATAGGATAAATCCTAGATTTGAATCGTAAAGTAAAAACCGGAATATAAATTATTGATTGCAAATGGGCCAGGGTAAATGATCCACTAATGTCTTATTTTTCTTTTGCCCGTGGGGCAGTTAAGGTAGGTAAAATTTGCACGCACAGATAGAACAGATCGAAGATTTATGGATTAAGGGAAAAATCATTATCAATCGAATCCGTTTTGGGCTGGTGATTCTTTTCACATTATCTTTGGCAGGCGCTAAAGATGCATTTCAGCCGGTTATGTTCCAAATACATAGTTGGGGAACGGTGATCATGGCAATTTATTGCCTGGTATCCTATGTCTGGCAAAAAAAAGGGAATCCTCCCGATTGGTTTCACAAATCACTCGTGATTTCGGATATCATCATTCTTTCTCTTACAATCATTTTGGATTCGGCACTCGGAACAGTCGAAGCGAAATCGGCTTTGTCCAATATTGTTGTTTATTTCATTTATTTTTTTATCTTAAGTTATTCCGGATTTTTAGGGGACAAACGGTTTGTCTTGGTCACATCCATTGTGGGAGCCTTAGGTGCAAGTATCGGACTTTTTGTTGCAGTGAAGATCGGGGGAATTCAGCTCACGGACAAACCTGATCTTTCGTCAAAACCAGGTTATGCGGGACTTTCTACCGAGATCTTAAAACCTATTTTTATTTTCACCGGCGGATTGATTGTATCCATACTCGTAAATTTGTTCAATAAGATAGGAAGAATAGGTTCTGTCAAAGCGGAAGAGGCGAAAAAATTATTGGATAATAATAACGCAAACAGGGATATCATTAAAAACTCTGCGGAACAGTTGGAACATTCCATCGGTGCCTTTAGTAATTACGTATCCAACACTTCCAACAAATTGGAATCGCAAGCAGCCTCGCTCGAAGAAATCACTGCTGTCATCGAAGAACTTTCCAGTTCATTTATTTCCAACTCCAATTCTATTGAAGATCAAAACCAAAAGGTGAAAAAATTATCAATAGATTCCAAAGAGTTGAAGTCGATTGTAGAAACTATTTTTCAGTATAGCAAGGATTTGGTGAAAATCGCCGAAGAAAACAAGGCTGATACGGAAAACGTAGCTCAAGTTTCCGAAAAGACCAGTCGGTTTTTGGAATCGATTCATTCATCGTTCGATAAAGTGGATGAGATCAATAAAATCATGGCGGAAATCGGAGACAAGACCAACTTACTCGCATTAAATGCTTCTATTGAAGCGGCGCGGGCCGGAGATGTAGGTCGTGGTTTTGCGGTAGTTGCTACGGAAGTCAGTAAATTAGCCGATTTCACCGCAAAAAATGCGAAAATCATTGCGACTGTCGTAGCCGAATCCAGAACCTATATCCGTGAAGCTACAAGTGCATCCACTAGCACGGGTAATTTGACTAATTCGCAAATAGGCAAACTCATCCATACCTTGGACAAAATCACAGAGATGAATCAAATGTATGACAAACAAAAACGGATTATAGAAAATTTTTTATTGGAACTTTCCGATATTGATGCACTTTCCTCCAGTATATCGGTCAGTACTACGGAACAGATCCAAG
The nucleotide sequence above comes from Leptospira kobayashii. Encoded proteins:
- a CDS encoding methyl-accepting chemotaxis protein — translated: MHAQIEQIEDLWIKGKIIINRIRFGLVILFTLSLAGAKDAFQPVMFQIHSWGTVIMAIYCLVSYVWQKKGNPPDWFHKSLVISDIIILSLTIILDSALGTVEAKSALSNIVVYFIYFFILSYSGFLGDKRFVLVTSIVGALGASIGLFVAVKIGGIQLTDKPDLSSKPGYAGLSTEILKPIFIFTGGLIVSILVNLFNKIGRIGSVKAEEAKKLLDNNNANRDIIKNSAEQLEHSIGAFSNYVSNTSNKLESQAASLEEITAVIEELSSSFISNSNSIEDQNQKVKKLSIDSKELKSIVETIFQYSKDLVKIAEENKADTENVAQVSEKTSRFLESIHSSFDKVDEINKIMAEIGDKTNLLALNASIEAARAGDVGRGFAVVATEVSKLADFTAKNAKIIATVVAESRTYIREATSASTSTGNLTNSQIGKLIHTLDKITEMNQMYDKQKRIIENFLLELSDIDALSSSISVSTTEQIQGQKEASKGIQSLEAEVNEISRASRDLEDNIHSIRKQSQELLLMSKN